In Canis lupus dingo isolate Sandy chromosome 12, ASM325472v2, whole genome shotgun sequence, the following proteins share a genomic window:
- the LOC112641457 gene encoding peptidyl-prolyl cis-trans isomerase FKBP1A has product MGVQVETISPGDGRTFPKRGQTCVVHYTGMLEDGKKFDSSRDRNKPFKFMLGKQEVIRGWEEGVAQMSVGQRAKLTISPDYAYGATGHPGIIPPNATLVFDVELLKLE; this is encoded by the coding sequence atgggAGTGCAGGTGGAGACCATCTCCCCCGGAGACGGACGCACCTTCCCGAAGCGCGGTCAGACCTGCGTGGTGCACTACACGGGGATGcttgaagatggaaagaaatttgATTCCTCCCGGGACAGAAACAAGCCCTTTAAGTTTATGCTAGGCAAGCAGGAGGTGATCCGAGGCTGGGAAGAAGGGGTTGCCCAGATGAGTGTGGGTCAGAGAGCCAAACTGACTATCTCCCCAGACTACGCCTATGGTGCTACTGGGCACCCAGGCATCATCCCACCAAATGCCACTCTCGTCTTTGACGTGGAGCTTCTGAAACTGGAATAA